A single window of Achromobacter xylosoxidans DNA harbors:
- a CDS encoding sensor domain-containing diguanylate cyclase, which translates to MHVDLLTLYFITIGTLLASAGLTFWEHRTHPNRSRSLGILAAGFGTLAVGCICALFRADMPAAIGAPLSNLVILSGYLLVLNSVASLSGRHYRKRSVGLLAVMALIWLAAGVPGQDVVWKYVSAFPIALVSALTAWELLRCDSMKTLKTRNFAIAVAGIHALVYFCRTFLLPWWVAVEGPSVQLLASNITMYEGVLYSVLLPMTLIKLIREETHAQLVRESQTDYLTRLGNRRWFFEQGARLIAASAGREPIAVLAFDLDQFKAINDRYGHHTGDLVLAAFATVARDALGPQVILARLGGEEFAALLAGDDARRAHQLGAAAARRFATTIANPADGLGIAATVSIGLACFDEDAPPLADALARADLALYRAKSLGGNRLEEALAPERAAAD; encoded by the coding sequence ATGCACGTCGATCTGCTCACCCTTTACTTCATCACCATCGGAACGCTGCTGGCCAGTGCCGGCCTGACGTTCTGGGAGCATCGGACCCATCCCAATCGCAGCCGTTCGCTGGGTATCCTGGCGGCCGGTTTCGGCACGTTGGCCGTGGGCTGTATCTGCGCCTTGTTCCGCGCCGACATGCCTGCCGCGATCGGCGCGCCGCTGAGCAATCTGGTCATCCTCAGCGGCTACCTGCTGGTGCTGAACAGCGTCGCCTCGCTCAGCGGGCGCCATTACCGCAAGCGTTCGGTGGGCCTGCTGGCGGTCATGGCGCTGATCTGGCTGGCGGCCGGCGTGCCGGGGCAGGACGTGGTCTGGAAATACGTCAGCGCTTTTCCCATTGCGCTGGTCAGCGCGCTGACCGCCTGGGAACTGCTGCGCTGCGATTCCATGAAGACGCTGAAGACCCGCAACTTCGCCATCGCCGTCGCGGGCATCCATGCGTTGGTCTATTTCTGCCGGACCTTCCTGCTGCCGTGGTGGGTCGCCGTCGAGGGTCCGTCGGTGCAGTTGCTGGCCAGCAATATCACCATGTACGAAGGGGTGTTGTATTCGGTGCTGCTGCCAATGACGCTGATCAAGCTGATCCGCGAGGAAACCCATGCGCAGTTGGTGCGCGAGTCGCAGACCGACTACCTGACGCGGCTGGGCAACCGCCGCTGGTTCTTCGAGCAGGGCGCGCGCCTCATCGCGGCCAGCGCGGGGCGCGAGCCCATCGCCGTGCTGGCGTTCGACCTGGACCAGTTCAAGGCCATCAACGACCGCTACGGCCACCACACCGGCGATCTGGTGCTGGCGGCGTTCGCCACCGTGGCCCGGGATGCGCTCGGGCCGCAGGTCATCCTGGCGCGCCTTGGCGGCGAGGAATTCGCCGCGCTGCTGGCGGGTGACGACGCCCGCCGCGCCCATCAATTGGGGGCGGCCGCGGCCCGCCGTTTTGCCACCACCATCGCCAACCCGGCCGATGGCCTGGGCATCGCCGCCACCGTCAGCATCGGCCTGGCCTGTTTCGACGAGGACGCGCCGCCGCTGGCCGATGCGCTGGCGCGTGCGGACCTGGCGCTGTATCGCGCCAAGTCCCTGGGCGGCAACCGGCTGGAGGAGGCCCTGGCGCCCGAACGGGCCGCCGCGGATTGA